The sequence below is a genomic window from Microbulbifer hydrolyticus.
CATGATGGCAAGTTTTGCGTTGTGATCGCAGCTTTGCAGTACGCGGTCTGCTTCGTCGAGCCCGACCCCGGTAGTTTCCATTACTATGCGACGCGTGCGGCTGACCAGCTTTTCGTTGGTGGCTTTTACGTCAACCATCAGGTTGTAAAAACTTTTCCCGATACGAATCATACTGGCGGTAGTCAGCATGTTCAGTACCAGCTTTTGTGCCGTACCTGCTTTCATACGTGTGGAGCCGGTGAGAATTTCCGGCCCCACTTCCGGGAGGATGGCGATATCCGCTTCCTCGGCAATCGCTGCGGATTTATTGCATGAAACGGCTATGGTTGTGCAGCCGAGTGCACGGGCGTAGCGCAAGCCTCCAATCACGTATGGCGTACGACCGCTGGCCGCGATCCCGACCACGACATCATTTTCGCTCAGGTTGATATTGCGTAGATCCTCGCCGCCCAGCGTCAAACTGTCTTCGGCACCTTCCTGGGCTCTGTAAATAGCCTCCTCGCCACCGGCAATCAACGCCACCACCATATCTTCGCTGACGCCGAAGGTTGGGGGACACTCAACCGCATCGAGAATACCAAGCCGGCCGCTGGTTCCGGCTCCCATATAAATAAGGCGTGCACCAGATTTAAATGCTTCGGCGATTGCGTCCACCGCGCGGGTAATGTTTGGTAACTCCCGGTATACGGCCTCTGGAACTTCCCGATCCGCATTGTTGATTTTCGTTAGAATTTCTTCGCTAGACAGCAGGTCAATGTCGAGCGTGTCCGGGTTGCGGGCTTCGCTGGCCAGGGATGCCAGTTCGTTGAGCAGTTGTACGTTCATGGCTGAGTAGGACTCCAATGTCTTCGCCAGGATGTGATCAGAAAAATTTTGGCTGGACGATTGCAAAATGGGTTTACGAGGGTTGATGTAAGCTGAGCTTCTGTGCAGTACTTCTTGCCAGCATGCAGGCGCCATCCAGCGCCGTTCCCAGCGCTGGAATCTGCCTTCGCTGGTAATCGGGGTGCAGATGTGGTCTGAGCTTTTCTGCCAGACCGCCAAGAATCGCCAGAGGAAGTGCGTCACCATCACTGGCTGCACGGATAAGTCGGTCTACCTCCGCCGCGGTTTTGGCAATAATGTCGCGGGCCAGCGGGCAACTTGGGTAGTGAGCGAAAACTGCTGGTGCCAATGCAGCATATTCCCGAGATCCTGCGCGCTGCAGCCAGGGCAGTATTTGAGAACGAACCTCACCCACTTCCCGCATGATCTGTCGACACAAGGGGCTAATCACTTTTCCGTGCTTATCCAGTTCCCAAAGCAGGGCGCGCACTGCGCTCTTGCCGATTGCCGCGCCACTACCTTCGTCCCCGACCGCCAGGCCCCAGCCGCCGTATTGGCGGATTACACCATCGCGCCCTAGCCGCATGGCGACAGAGCCCGTACCGATAGCAACCATGACGATCGGGGTCCCGGCACCGGCGCCCAGCAGGGAGGTTTGTGCATCCGATGTAACTTCGACACTGAGAAAGCCCAGTTTCCGCAAACTTTGTCGAAGCTTCTCGGCAGCGACCGGGTTCCCGGCGCCAGCGACACCGCAAGCGAGGTGGACACAGCCGGGCTGAATTCTTTGCCGGGCAACGATTTGCCGGCTGAGTTCGGCGATAGTCTGTATCGCACCGTCGAGATCCTGCGTGAGCGAGCTCGCGCCGGCTTTCAGTGTGAGCAGTGCGCCCGTTGAGTCCTCAAGACGCGCCAGGGTCTTGGTTCCTCCGCCGTCTATCCCTAGAAAAAAAGCACTCATATATGGTGTTCTTGTCTATCCGTTTGCTTGGGTCTGGTTGGGGGTAACTGTGAAGTCCTGTGTACTTTCCGGTACCGGTTTGCCCAGATTACATACTGCAAATGACGCCAGAGTGCCCAGGCATAGCTGCCAAGGGAAGGCGATAACCAGTGGTTCATTGGTATCGGTAAGCAGAGTGATCATCCACGGTTGCTGTAGCAGGGTAACCACAAATCCGACAGCCAATGCCCACCCCACACTGCTGGCATTACCGCGTCTGGTAAGTAGTACTGTGAAAAACACACCGAGTAGGCCCGAGTAGGCAAATACCATTACGGACAGGGCAAACGTTATCAGTGGCAGATCGCTGATCTGCTGCCAGAAAAAGCAGAGTATTGCCATGCCCCCCAAAGCGCTCGCCACCAGAGCCATGCCCCAGCGTCCAGCGCGTACAAAGTGCGCTGCTGGTCGGTGGATGCCGCGCACTCGCAGCCAGTGGCGGTACAGGTCCTCAGTGAGAACGCTTGCCATTGAATTGAGGCTGGAATTAAGGGTGGAAAGGGCGGCGGCAATGACTCCAATCGTCACCAGACCGCGTAAACCGGCGGGCATTTCGTTAAGCACATAGTGCATAAACACTGTGACATCTCCGCCGCTGGGCGCGGATACACTGGTCCCGGCCATCAGCTGAGGATTCTGGTAAAAAATATGCAGCAAAAGGCCGATGCCCATGAATACGGCCATTACCGGTACCACCATGACAACGGAAAACAGTACTGCTCTGGCTCCATCGCGTGGGGTTTTACAGGTGAGGATCCGCTGCGTAACATCCTGATCCAGGCCAAAGGCAGCAATATTCAGCAATACGAAGCCGGTCAGGGTTGCCCACAGGTTGAACGGATCGCTCAGATCCCAGCTGGTATCCACGAGAGTTAACTTGGAGGCTTCACCACCCGGAGGCGTATTCAATGCCGCAAAAAGCTGGCCCATATCTGCGGGAATTTGCCAAAGAAGCACCGCGACTACGGCGACGGCTGCACTGACGTAAACGATGCACTGCAGCACATCGCTCTGAATCACGGAGCGTACGCCACCGATTAGTGTCTGTAGTAGTCCTGCCGCGGTGAGCAGAATGACGGCCGCTATCACATGATTGGCGGCGATATCATTGAACAGAATCATCGATACAGCGATGGCGGCCATATACAGCCGCGCGCCACTGGCAAAAACTCGCCCAAGAAGATAGATTCCACCAGCGCGATTTTTAGCCTTTTCGCCAAAACGGGACTGCAACAACTCGTACACGGTGGTAACGCGATGGGCATAAAAGCGTGGAATGAGGAAACGGGCGACAACAATCGCGGCGATGACGGCTCCCACATTGGTAAACAGATAAGTGAGGTCCCCGCGGTAACCGAGATCCGGTCCGCCGAGGAAGGTGGCGGCAGACTGCGTGGTAGCGAGGGTAGAAATCGCCACCATCCACATCGGCATGCTGTTGCCGGCAAGAAAATAGTCCCGACTGTTATTCGCTCGGTTTTGACTGAAGTACCAGCCGGATGCGGCCAGGACCCCGAGGTAGAGAGCAAATATTCCCCAGTCCAACCCGGTAAACTGCAGTTCCATCAGATGTCACTCATTCTGTTTGCTCGGCCCGCACTTCCATGGGGCTAATTAATTATTCCTGTTATTCCTTGCAATTGGTATCATTTATTCTTTGTGTAAGCAAAGTATTTTCCATCGGTAGTACCGATGGCGACTGCACTGGCTGCCGGATAAGCGCGCGGAATTAACGCCGCGGCAAGCAGCACCACGTTCACTCACTCCGGGATAAATATGGGTTCATTGGCTAAAATTCGTGCGATGCGCGATTCCATGTCCAACCACGAGCGGCGCATTGCCGACTTTCTGTTGGATAAAGTGGAAACAGTGCGCACGCACTCGTCAAAGTCACTGGCAGAAATGGTGGGAGTATCCCAATCCAGCGTCGTTAAATTCAGCCAGAAGTTGGGATACAAGGGATATTCCGATTTTAAGCTGTCGCTGACTGAGTCCGTGGCACGCTCGACGATGATGCCGCAGGCCGCCATCCACGGAGATATTGCCTTTGATGATGATCTTGCCACTGTGGCGCAAAAACTGATCAGCCGAAAGAATCTCGCTTTGAGCGAAACGGTCATGGCGAATTCTGAAGAGGCACTGATGCAGTCGGCGCAGGCTTTGCGCGGAGCCAAACGCATCCTGTTGTTCGGGGTAGGGGCGTCTTCGCTGGTTGCACGGGACCTGGCCTACAAGTTGATGAAGCTGGGTAGGTCCGTGCTGATTGAAGGGGATACACATGTACAGGTTGCCAATGCGGCAACGCTGGGCCCTGGGGACCTCATTTTTGCGATCTCCGAGTCCGGGTTAACCCGCGAGGTGATCCGGGTTGCGGAAACCGGTGCGGCACAGGGGGCCGAGGTGCTTTCTCTCACACGCTTCACCCGCAACCCGCTTACAGAGCTGTCTACTTACCGCCTCTACTGTGTCGCCAACGAGGCTGAGGCGCGCAGCTCGTCGATTCTCGCGCGCACCGCGCAATTGATGGTGACCGATCTGCTGTTTATTTTGACGTCGCAAAAGGACGATAAAGCCAACGAGCTGTTCGAGCGTAGCCGGAAGGCAGTGGAAGTACTCCGCGGCAGGGGATAGGCGCTATTTTTCTCTTTTTCGACAGATTCGAAGTAAAGGGTTGAATCTCAATTGGGGGAATATTATATTCCTAACTGCTCGATGCTTTTGGAATTTATATTTCACTGATGGCTGAGGGCAATTCACCTTGTACTTCCAATTCTGATTTCCTTTTTCGTTGAATTGGCTTTGGAGCCCTCGGGCTCCAATTTTTTTGTAAGACGCCCAGCCATTTTCCCCGCTCGTGAATATTGGTGTTTCAACCAAAGTCCATACCGCGAGCGGGAAACCCACCCAGGTGCTTATCGTGCCGGCGTACCGGTTGCAGGATCCGCTTGTGTACCGCCAGCGCTGCCAGTCAGCCCACGTTTCAAACCTGAGGCCCGATGACGAATATCCATGCCGATGCCGTAAAGAGCCGGAACCAGTAGCAAGGTGACAAAAAAGGCCACGAAAACGCCAAATGCCAGTGCGACCACGATGGGTTGCAGGAACGCGGCCTGGATACTGCGTTCCAGCATCATTGGCAGCAGGCCGACGATGGTGGTGACCGTGGTCAACAGAATCGGGCGGAAGCGGGCAACACCGGCCTCTACCACGGCCTTCAGTGGCGCCATGCCTTTTTCGCGCAATCGATTGCAGTGATCCATCAGCACCAGGTTGTCGTTGACGACGACCCCGGCCGCTGCGGCAATGCCAAAGTAACTGAAGATGGCCATGGTCATGCCGGTGACGGCGTGGCCGAAGATGGCGCCGACGAATGCAAACGGGATGGCGATCAGGATCAGGATCGGTTGCGAGTAACTGCGGAACGCAACCGCCAGCAGGCTGTACATGCCGAAGAAGGCCATGATGTACAAGCCCAGCACTTCCTGAATAAAGCGCTTTTCACCCTCGGCCTGGCCTACGGCACCGCGGATTATTCCCGGGTAGCGCTTTTCCCAGGTGGGGAAAAAGTTCTCATCCAGGTCCTTCATGATCTCGCCGCGTACATCGTCCTTCAGGTCTGCCATCACCCGGGCCGCGCGGTTGCCGTTCCAGCGCTGGATACGTTTGATTCCCGGCGCATAGTGCAGGTCGGCGACGGCGAGCAGGGGTACCTCGCGACCGTCGGTAGTGCGTACGCGGAAGTCTTTCAGGCTCTCGATGGAGCGGCGGGACTCCAGCGGGTAGCGCACCATCACCTTCACGTCCTGGCCAGCCCGAGGCAGTCGCTGTACTTCCTCACCGAAATACGCCTGGTGTACCTGGCGGTTTACTTGCGCGAGGGTGAGACCGAGCTTGGTTGCACCGGGCTTCAATTCGATGCGGATTTCCTCGGAGGCTCCCTCGAGATTGTTGCGTACGTCGTACAGGCTTTCGTAAGAGCGCAGTTGCTCCTCCAGGTCAGCAGTCGCTGCCCGCAGCACGTCCAGATCCGGATGGCGGATGGAGAGTTCGAAACCCGGACCGCCATTGTTGAATGAGTACTGTACCGATACTTCTTTCGCGTCCGGGATATCGCCGAGCAGTTCCCGCAGTCGCAGGGCTGCGTCTTTGGCGGACATATCGCGCAGTTCCGGCGGAGCCAGTTTGACGATGGCCATGACGCTGTCGCGACGGGAGCGGGTATACCAGTTTTCAATCAGTACCCCTTTGCCGTCTGTGCGCTCATTCACTTCTGCTTCCAGGCGCTTCTCTGCGTCCTGCAGTTGTGCCAGTACTTCCAGTGCCCGGCTATAGGGGGCGCCTTCGGGCATGACGACATTGACGATTACTTCGTCAGACTCGATTTCAGGCATGAAGCCTTTTTTCACCCAGCCACTGCCGAACATGCCGAAGCCAATCATCATCACTGCGATAAAAATACTCAGTGTCAGGTAGCGGCGATCAACGGCCCACTGGCCGATACGACGATAGTGGTTTTGGGCAAAATAGATAATGCGGTCGGCAATACTCTTCTGAATGCGACCAAAGCGGCCGAGGGTATTTTCGGCTTCGCTGCGCGGCTTCAGGTTGCGCAGGTGCGCCGGCAAAATAAACAGGGACTCGATCAGTGAGAACAGCAGCGCGAGAATCACCACCCAGGTGATATGACGGGTAAATTCACTGGTGGAGCCGCTGATGAATATCCATGGCAAGAACGCGAAGATGGTCGTCACCACTGCGAAGATCACCGGTTTGGCGACCAGCTGGGTACCGAGCACCGCCGCCGCCAGGCGACCTTTTTCGTCATCCCCGTGCTCGGGGTTATGAGATTCCGTATGAATACTTTCGCCAACCACAATCGCATCATCCACCACGATGCCGAGAACCAGCAGGAAGGCAAAGGTGGACAGCATGTTGAGGGAAACCCCCATGCTGGGCAGCAGAACAAAGGCACCGGCATAGGCAGTGGCAATACCGAAGGCGACCCAGAACGCGACTTTGGGACGCAGACTGAAGACCAGCACCAGCAGTACCAGGATCAGGCCCATCAACGCGGATGAACCGATGGTTTCCAGGCGCCCCTTGAAGTCCACCGCGTTGTCGGTCCAGAGCGTGAGTTTCGCCCCGGCAGGCAGCGTTTCGCTACGCTTGGCGATCCAGTTGCGGATGGATTCAGAGGCCGTGAGGATATCCATGGTCTCGGTGCTCATCACCTGCAGCAGCACTGCCGGCTCCCCGTTCAGGGTTGCGAGGATTTCATTGTCCTCAAACCCGTCCACCACGTTGGCCACGTCCGCGACACGAATGGTTCCGCCATCGGCGGTCTGGCGCACGATGACATTGCCGAACTCCTGTGCGGAGTCGGCCTGGTTGCGCACCTTCAGCTGGTACGTGCCCACCTCGGTGCGCACGGTGCCTGCAGACTGGTTGATGGAGCTGGTACGGATCGCGTCGGCCACCTGTTGAAAGGTCATGCCGTAGCGGCGAAGAGCCTCTTCGCTCACCTCGATAGAGACTTCCTCCATGCGGGTGCCAAACAGGTTCACCACCGACACCGCGGGCAGGGTGGCGGCCTCGCGCCGCAGTTGTTCCGCCAGCCGCTTCAGTTCGCGCTCGCCGAGGTCGCCGTGCACCGCAACCCGGATAAATTCCTGACGGTTTACCCACTGGTGTACCTGCGGTGGTTCAATATCCCGGGGAAACGACGAGATACCGTCGACACGGATTTTCACGTCATTCATAAAACGGGAAAAGTCCACGTTGCTCTCGGCCAGGATATAGACCTCGCCGGAGCCCTCGGAAGAGGAAGAGCGTACCCACTCGATATTGTCCATGTCGCTGACCGCTTCTTCGATGCGGGCGACAATCTGCTCTTCCACTTCCTGGGGCGCCGCGCTGGGCCAGGAAACCCGGATCTCCAGGCCGGGGAAGCGCACCTGCGGGTCCATCTCACGTTCCATGCTGAAAAAGCCGATCAGGCCCGCCACGAAAATGCCAATCATGGCGAGGTTGGCGGCGACAGGATTGCGCGCCCACCATGCAATCAAATTGTTCATCGACGGGCTCCGTTAGTTTCTGGCCAGGTGGGTAATTGGTTGTACTTTCATGCCGTCCACCGCGTTGGCTACGGTGGAGGTGACCACGCGCTCGCCATCGGCAATACCCGCTGCGAGTACCACGCGGTTTTCTGACGTCGAAAGTATGTCAACGGTGCGGATGTTCAGCTCATCGTTTTCATCGACCACATATACCTTGTCGGCGCTGCGCAATGCCGAGCGGGGAACGACCACCGCCAGCTGTTCCTGCTCGCTTTCCGCTTCGGCGGTGACAAACAGGCCTACTGCCAGTGGCGTACCGTGACTGGCGCCCGTGCCGTAGGGGTCTTCCACTTCTGCTACGGCGTAGATCAGGCGTGTCTGTTGATCCACCGCCGCCTGGGTACGGACGATTCGCCCCTGCCAGAAATGTTGTTGCGCACCAATTTGTGCGGACAGCGTCACTGCGGGACCAGATTCCTTGTCACTGGCTTCAAAGCCCATGGGGAGGTTCAGTTCCAGCAGCTGGGAGTCGGTTAGCGGAAGACGTATTTCAACGCGGTCAGTGGCGAATACTCGACCGAGTACAGTACTTGGTGTCACGTACTGACCGATGCCGATATCGCGACTGGCTACCCGCCCGCGAAACGGCAAGCGGATTTTGGTGCGCGCGAGATTCAGTTTGGCGTCGGCGAGCTCGGCCTTGGCGGAGCGGAGATTCGCTTCTGCTTCCAGTACCTGCGGTTTGTTCACCTGCAGTGGGGAAGGGTGTTTGTTCGGATTTAGCTCGAGCCACTGCTGACGCTTGATCTTGGCTGCGGCCTGGGCCTGAAGGAGCAAGACCTCCGCCTGTGCCACGCCGGCCTCGGCGCGCGCAAAAGCGAGGCGGTAGTCTGAGTCATCCAACTGGATCAGGGCTTCACCTGATTCAAACCCCGCGCCCTCGGCAAAGCTGCTTGCCACAGATATAACGCGTCCGGAAACCTCCGGCGTCAGTTCGATTTCTGTATGCGCGCGTACCTCCCCCTGAGTGGTTACCGCGAGATGCACGGCTTGCTGTCTGGCCTCCGTGTAGACGAGTGATACCGGCCGTTGCTCTTCTACTTTTTTTTCTGGTGCCGGCTTGGAGGCAGACATAAGTTGTACAGCGCCAAACCCCAGTGTAAGTACGATCACTGGCGCGGCAGCCTTCATGATTCGTTTCTTCATTGCTCTCATCCTGCCTGATTCGAATTAATCGCCAACAGTCCCGTTGGTGTATGGGTGATAAAACCACGGAATTGCGAAGCCTTGCCACGGCCCAGAGTCGAGAGGAGCTGGATCCGCGGTAAATGGTCTGTGTATCTGGTTTATTGACAACCTGAGGTGCGCGTTTGGATGCGTGGGGGAAAAATAATTTTTTCTGAGTGAATTTCAGGCTCCGCGCGAGGAGCTGACCGGGTGGGGGAAGGGCGGCCATGATCGACCTGTTACTGGCTGCGGGGGATGATCGAAACGGTATCCCGTACGGTGCTTTGATCCGGTGACTGGCAGCCGAGAGGTGGCTGGGTTATTTTGGGTGGCACAACACGTCAACGAATAGCGGAATATGTGATGAAAACTCTTCTCTGTATGACCTCCTGCCTGCTGTGGCTTTCGTTGGGTGCCCAGGCATCTGAACCGGCGAAGTTTGCCATTGCGATTCATGGCGGCGCGGGCACCATTGAAAAGTCAAAAATGACGCCAGAAAAAGAAGCGGCCTACAGGGCCAAACTGGAGGAGGCGTTGAATGCCGGATACCTGGTATTGGAAAAGGGCGGCGCCAGTCTCGATGCGGTAGTGGCAGCAATCAATGTGATGGAAAATTCGCCGCTGTTTAACGCGGGTAAGGGCGCGGTGTATACCTA
It includes:
- the murQ gene encoding N-acetylmuramic acid 6-phosphate etherase; this translates as MNVQLLNELASLASEARNPDTLDIDLLSSEEILTKINNADREVPEAVYRELPNITRAVDAIAEAFKSGARLIYMGAGTSGRLGILDAVECPPTFGVSEDMVVALIAGGEEAIYRAQEGAEDSLTLGGEDLRNINLSENDVVVGIAASGRTPYVIGGLRYARALGCTTIAVSCNKSAAIAEEADIAILPEVGPEILTGSTRMKAGTAQKLVLNMLTTASMIRIGKSFYNLMVDVKATNEKLVSRTRRIVMETTGVGLDEADRVLQSCDHNAKLAIMMILSGLERSKAEEALAKSQGFLRRALQEIRDASDTNTSGPRQCTALKDEEPAV
- a CDS encoding BadF/BadG/BcrA/BcrD ATPase family protein — encoded protein: MSAFFLGIDGGGTKTLARLEDSTGALLTLKAGASSLTQDLDGAIQTIAELSRQIVARQRIQPGCVHLACGVAGAGNPVAAEKLRQSLRKLGFLSVEVTSDAQTSLLGAGAGTPIVMVAIGTGSVAMRLGRDGVIRQYGGWGLAVGDEGSGAAIGKSAVRALLWELDKHGKVISPLCRQIMREVGEVRSQILPWLQRAGSREYAALAPAVFAHYPSCPLARDIIAKTAAEVDRLIRAASDGDALPLAILGGLAEKLRPHLHPDYQRRQIPALGTALDGACMLARSTAQKLSLHQPS
- a CDS encoding sodium:solute symporter, with the translated sequence MELQFTGLDWGIFALYLGVLAASGWYFSQNRANNSRDYFLAGNSMPMWMVAISTLATTQSAATFLGGPDLGYRGDLTYLFTNVGAVIAAIVVARFLIPRFYAHRVTTVYELLQSRFGEKAKNRAGGIYLLGRVFASGARLYMAAIAVSMILFNDIAANHVIAAVILLTAAGLLQTLIGGVRSVIQSDVLQCIVYVSAAVAVVAVLLWQIPADMGQLFAALNTPPGGEASKLTLVDTSWDLSDPFNLWATLTGFVLLNIAAFGLDQDVTQRILTCKTPRDGARAVLFSVVMVVPVMAVFMGIGLLLHIFYQNPQLMAGTSVSAPSGGDVTVFMHYVLNEMPAGLRGLVTIGVIAAALSTLNSSLNSMASVLTEDLYRHWLRVRGIHRPAAHFVRAGRWGMALVASALGGMAILCFFWQQISDLPLITFALSVMVFAYSGLLGVFFTVLLTRRGNASSVGWALAVGFVVTLLQQPWMITLLTDTNEPLVIAFPWQLCLGTLASFAVCNLGKPVPESTQDFTVTPNQTQANG
- a CDS encoding SIS domain-containing protein, which gives rise to MGSLAKIRAMRDSMSNHERRIADFLLDKVETVRTHSSKSLAEMVGVSQSSVVKFSQKLGYKGYSDFKLSLTESVARSTMMPQAAIHGDIAFDDDLATVAQKLISRKNLALSETVMANSEEALMQSAQALRGAKRILLFGVGASSLVARDLAYKLMKLGRSVLIEGDTHVQVANAATLGPGDLIFAISESGLTREVIRVAETGAAQGAEVLSLTRFTRNPLTELSTYRLYCVANEAEARSSSILARTAQLMVTDLLFILTSQKDDKANELFERSRKAVEVLRGRG
- a CDS encoding efflux RND transporter permease subunit — encoded protein: MNNLIAWWARNPVAANLAMIGIFVAGLIGFFSMEREMDPQVRFPGLEIRVSWPSAAPQEVEEQIVARIEEAVSDMDNIEWVRSSSSEGSGEVYILAESNVDFSRFMNDVKIRVDGISSFPRDIEPPQVHQWVNRQEFIRVAVHGDLGERELKRLAEQLRREAATLPAVSVVNLFGTRMEEVSIEVSEEALRRYGMTFQQVADAIRTSSINQSAGTVRTEVGTYQLKVRNQADSAQEFGNVIVRQTADGGTIRVADVANVVDGFEDNEILATLNGEPAVLLQVMSTETMDILTASESIRNWIAKRSETLPAGAKLTLWTDNAVDFKGRLETIGSSALMGLILVLLVLVFSLRPKVAFWVAFGIATAYAGAFVLLPSMGVSLNMLSTFAFLLVLGIVVDDAIVVGESIHTESHNPEHGDDEKGRLAAAVLGTQLVAKPVIFAVVTTIFAFLPWIFISGSTSEFTRHITWVVILALLFSLIESLFILPAHLRNLKPRSEAENTLGRFGRIQKSIADRIIYFAQNHYRRIGQWAVDRRYLTLSIFIAVMMIGFGMFGSGWVKKGFMPEIESDEVIVNVVMPEGAPYSRALEVLAQLQDAEKRLEAEVNERTDGKGVLIENWYTRSRRDSVMAIVKLAPPELRDMSAKDAALRLRELLGDIPDAKEVSVQYSFNNGGPGFELSIRHPDLDVLRAATADLEEQLRSYESLYDVRNNLEGASEEIRIELKPGATKLGLTLAQVNRQVHQAYFGEEVQRLPRAGQDVKVMVRYPLESRRSIESLKDFRVRTTDGREVPLLAVADLHYAPGIKRIQRWNGNRAARVMADLKDDVRGEIMKDLDENFFPTWEKRYPGIIRGAVGQAEGEKRFIQEVLGLYIMAFFGMYSLLAVAFRSYSQPILILIAIPFAFVGAIFGHAVTGMTMAIFSYFGIAAAAGVVVNDNLVLMDHCNRLREKGMAPLKAVVEAGVARFRPILLTTVTTIVGLLPMMLERSIQAAFLQPIVVALAFGVFVAFFVTLLLVPALYGIGMDIRHRASGLKRGLTGSAGGTQADPATGTPAR
- a CDS encoding efflux RND transporter periplasmic adaptor subunit, which codes for MKKRIMKAAAPVIVLTLGFGAVQLMSASKPAPEKKVEEQRPVSLVYTEARQQAVHLAVTTQGEVRAHTEIELTPEVSGRVISVASSFAEGAGFESGEALIQLDDSDYRLAFARAEAGVAQAEVLLLQAQAAAKIKRQQWLELNPNKHPSPLQVNKPQVLEAEANLRSAKAELADAKLNLARTKIRLPFRGRVASRDIGIGQYVTPSTVLGRVFATDRVEIRLPLTDSQLLELNLPMGFEASDKESGPAVTLSAQIGAQQHFWQGRIVRTQAAVDQQTRLIYAVAEVEDPYGTGASHGTPLAVGLFVTAEAESEQEQLAVVVPRSALRSADKVYVVDENDELNIRTVDILSTSENRVVLAAGIADGERVVTSTVANAVDGMKVQPITHLARN